From Schistocerca cancellata isolate TAMUIC-IGC-003103 chromosome 10, iqSchCanc2.1, whole genome shotgun sequence:
TGGAGCTGGAATTTGTCAGCAGCTATCAGCAAGTCCCACGGCATGTCCTTGAGAGCCGGCGCCACACCCGTGTACATAAACAGCAGAACCTGCTTCAGTGCTTCGGTCTTCACATCGGTGATCTGCACAAAGCCTTCCTTTGCTTCCTTCGTGTGAGGCTGCAGCAGGGCAGCGAAGTAAGGGCTCCGCACAGACAGTAGTGACCTGTGTGCCTTCAGAACCGAGCCTTCTGTGTGCAGCTCGAAGTCTGTGTGGACTTCTTCACTGTACATCTCACCTACAGCCCTCGCAACATCAGACTGGTGTTCTGCTGTGTCTGCTGTGGGCAGCTCGTCGTGAACAATGCATCGCATGCAAACTTCACACTGCAGTGTTATCTCATCTTCGCTGTTGTCCTCTCCTATAAAGTCTGCTTTCCTAACGAGCTGCATTCCGGAGGAGTTTCCTTCTCCCATTTCGTACCATTTACATGGAAACACTTCTCGTTTTTCACCACTTGGAAGAATCTCGTCAGCTTTCAGTTTCGCTCTCAATAGCTTTTCCGGTTCACACTTTTCGagcaaaaactgcaaaaaaagttcATTGTTTTTCTTTGTAAGAACCATGCACCATTTACTGAAATTCTGGTGGGTGAACGAAATGGACTTAATTTCGGCTGTTCCTTCTAGTGTCTTCAGTCCCCTCACAGTCCAGGTTTTAACAAAAGTGTAGTCCTCAAAGTTTGTACCATTCGAGTCCTTTAGAACGGTTGGTGTACCAGTTGCTACTTCTGCAATATAAATTGTTCTGCAACTTCCTCCTGCAACAAACAGATGTCATCAAATGATTTTGAACATTTTATCATGTCCTCTGTCATAAATATCTATTATAATGCATCTCTACGTAATTATTTCCCAAttaagacatatacagggtgttacaaaaaggtacggccaaactttcaggaaacattcctcacacacaaataaagaaaagctgttatgtggacatgtgtccggaaacgcttaatttccatgttggagctaattttagttttgtcagtatgtactgtacaaccttccacctacgctcaatggagcacgttatcatgatttcatacgggatactctacctgtgctgctagaacatgtgcctttacaaggacgacacaacgtgtggttcatgcacgatggagctcctgcacatttcagtcgaagtgttcgtacgcttctcaacaacagattcggtgaccgatggattggtagaggcagaccaattccatggcctccacgctctcctgacctcaacactcttgactttcatttatgggggcatttgaaagctcttatctatgcaacccctgtaccaaatgtagagactcttcgtgctcgtattgtggtcggctgtgatat
This genomic window contains:
- the LOC126106357 gene encoding speckle-type POZ protein-like, which codes for MSFNARSFNYGFPGGSCRTIYIAEVATGTPTVLKDSNGTNFEDYTFVKTWTVRGLKTLEGTAEIKSISFTHQNFSKWCMVLTKKNNELFLQFLLEKCEPEKLLRAKLKADEILPSGEKREVFPCKWYEMGEGNSSGMQLVRKADFIGEDNSEDEITLQCEVCMRCIVHDELPTADTAEHQSDVARAVGEMYSEEVHTDFELHTEGSVLKAHRSLLSVRSPYFAALLQPHTKEAKEGFVQITDVKTEALKQVLLFMYTGVAPALKDMPWDLLIAADKFQLQQLKRQCEAHIASQLDVDNAAETAANALLFSCDMLWDRAVFFIRSNLYRVMRTPGWALVITAHPEAIQRLSELMG